From the Carassius carassius chromosome 45, fCarCar2.1, whole genome shotgun sequence genome, one window contains:
- the myl10 gene encoding myosin regulatory light chain 10, translated as MAPKKAKKKEAASSNVFSMFEQSQIQEFKEAFTIMDQNRDGFIDKNDLRDTFAALGRLNVGNDELDEMLKEASGPINFTVFLTMFGEKLKGTDPEETILNAFKIFDPEGTGILKGEEIKYHLMSQADKFTEAEVNQMFTNFPLDVAGNLDYKNLCYVITHGEDKEQE; from the exons ATG GCACCAAAGAAGGCCAAGAAGAAGGAAGCTGCCAGCTCCAATGTGTTTAGCATGTTTGAGCAGTCACAGATCCAGGAGTTCAAAGAG GCTTTCACCATCATGGACCAGAACAGAGATGGCTTCATTGACAAAAACGACCTGAGGGACACATTTGCTGCTTTGG GACGTCTCAACGTTGGCAACGATGAGCTTGATGAAATGCTAAAGGAAGCCTCCGGCCCTATTAACTTCACCGTCTTCCTCACCATGTTCGGAGAGAAGCTCAAAG GTACAGACCCTGAAGAGACTATTCTCAATGCCTTTAAGATCTTCGACCCAGAGGGCACAGGAATCCTTAAAGGAGAAGA GATAAAATATCACCTTATGTCCCAGGCAGACAAATTTACAGAGGCTGAG GTAAACCAGATGTTCACAAATTTCCCCTTGGATGTGGCTGGCAACCTGGACTACAAAAACCTGTGCTACGTCATCACCCACGGAGAAGATAAAGAACAGGAGTAA